In Notolabrus celidotus isolate fNotCel1 chromosome 8, fNotCel1.pri, whole genome shotgun sequence, a genomic segment contains:
- the znf711 gene encoding zinc finger protein 711 isoform X2 has product MDQGGGVLELHTQELKMPHAMIMQDFVAGMGGLAHIDGEHIVVSVPEGMLLSDVMTDEGILLEHGLEVEGLETQVVHGLETEVVEGLETEVVESLHADVEGLEAEVVDGLQTHVVELEAEVVEGLEGEVEVDSLEAHVVEGLESEVDVEDLEAHVVEGLEEEVEVEGLEAEVVEGLEVDVESLQSQGVEAHEITSEDMVASEHSVIMPENILGTEVAIEEALDAHHHHHVLTSDLIQDTNHHHDDMPDQVFVAELLSEHQDNTLDHQLVSEGLMVTEANAETIIHEQLPTEAVPLQTDEEDDARSSSEDYLMISLDEVGEKLDIGDTPLEISTEVMEDKESKEEDGSEVIKVYIFKAEADDDLGGTEVITEDDYQNGHPDLEAASSGRLGVGRDKMVYMAVKNQPKEEDDDDDDSEDDDDDDISHTIDQVKNGASTPFLQIREGLGTNRAIKPKPKKKKKGETRQCQTAVIIGPDGMPLTVYPCHICGKKFRSRGFLKCHMKNHPDHLLKKKYQCTDCDFTTNKKVSFHNHLESHKLLSHNSERSPEYTEYTRRYHESSPLGSDKLIVKDREPKLHHCKYCDYETAEQGLLNRHLLAVHSKNFAHVCVECAKGFRHPSELKKHMRTHTGEKPYHCPHCEFRCADQSNLKTHIKSKHGADLPFKCSHCPQAYADARELQRHIEMVQGHKTHQCPHCEHKSTNSSDLKRHIISVHTKDFPHQCDVCEKGFHRPSELKKHAETHKGNKVHQCRHCNFNAPDTFTLSRHILSLHTKDLPFKCKRCRRGFRQPAELKKHMKTHSGRKVYQCQYCEYNSTDASGFKRHVISIHTKDYPHRCDYCTKGFRRPSEKSQHIARHHKDMLM; this is encoded by the exons ATGGATCAAGGAGGAGGGGTGTTGGAGCTTCACACTCAGGAGCTGAAGATGCCCCATGCTATGATCATGCAAGACTTTG TTGCCGGCATGGGGGGCCTGGCTCACATTGACGGTGAGCACATTGTGGTGTCAGTGCCCGAGGGTATGCTTCTTTCTGATGTGATGACAGACGAGGGCATCCTTCTGGAACATGGTCTTGAGGTGGAAGGCCTAGAGACTCAGGTGGTACATGGCCTGGAGACGGAGGTGGTGGAAGGACTTGAAACAGAAGTGGTGGAAAGCCTACATGCAGATGTAGAGGGCTTGGAGGCAGAAGTGGTTGACGGGCTGCAGACACATGTGGTAGAGCTGGAGGCTGAGGTTGTCGAGGGCCTAGAAGGCGAGGTGGAAGTTGATAGCCTGGAAGCGCACGTGGTAGAGGGCCTGGAAAGTGAGGTGGATGTTGAGGACCTGGAGGCTCACGTTGTTGAGGGCcttgaggaggaggtggaagtgGAGGGTTTAGAAGCTGAGGTTGTGGAGGGCCTGGAGGTAGACGTGGAAAGTCTGCAATCTCAAGGAGTAGAGGCCCATGAAATCACCAGCGAAGACATGGTGGCCTCTGAACACAGTGTGATTATGCCTGAGAATATCTTGGGCACAGAGGTTGCAATAGAGGAAGCGCTGGACgcccatcatcatcaccacgtCCTCACCTCAGATCTCATTCAGGACACAAACCACCACCATGATGACATGCCAGACCAGGTGTTTGTGGCAGAGCTACTGTCTGAGCACCAGGACAACACTCTGGACCACCAGCTTGTATCAGAGGGTCTGATGGTGACAGAGGCCAACGCTGAGACAATAATCCACGAGCAGCTGCCAACAGAGGCTGTTCCTCTTCAAACAGATGAGGAGGATGATGCAAGAAGCAGCTCAGAGGATTACCTCATGATCTCCT TGGATGAGGTCGGAGAGAAGTTGGACATTGGAGACACTCCCCTTGAGATCAGCACTGAGGTAATGGAAGACAAGGAGTCTAAAGAGGAGGACGGCTCTGAAGTCATCAAAGTCTACATTTTCAAAGCTGAAGCAGATGATGATCTAG GTGGAACAGAGGTAATAACAGAGGATGATTACCAGAATGGCCATCCTGATCTGGAAGCTGCATCATCTGGCAGACTTGGAGTTGGCCGTGACAAAATGGTCTACATGGCAGTAAAGAACCAGCcaaaagaggaagatgatgatgacgacgacAGTgaagatgatgacgatgatgacaTCA GTCATACTATCGATCAGGTGAAGAATGGAGCATCTACACCATTTTTGCAAATTCGAGAAGGGCTTGGTACTAACCGTGCAATCAAACCAAAaccgaagaagaagaaaaaaggagagacgAGACAGTGTCAGACTG CTGTTATCATTGGACCAGATGGGATGCCTTTGACCGTCTACCCCTGTCACATATGTGGAAAGAAATTTCGCTCGCGAGGCTTCCTCAAATGCCACATGAAGAATCATCCGGACCACCTACTCAAGAAGAAGTACCAGTGTACAGATTGTGACTTCACCACCAACAAGAAGGTCAGTTTCCACAATCACCTGGAGAGTCATAAGCTGCTGAGCCACAACAGTGAGCGCTCTCCGGAATACACAGAGTACACTCGACGCTACCATGAGTCCAGTCCCTTGGGCTCTGACAAGCTCATCGTCAAAGACCGGGAGCCCAAACTGCATCACTGCAAGTACTGCGATTATGAGACCGCTGAACAGGGTCTGCTTAACCGTCACCTGCTGGCCGTGCACAGTAAGAACTTTGCTCACGTGTGCGTGGAGTGTGCCAAAGGCTTTCGCCATCCATCAGAGCTGAAGAAACACATGCGGACCCACACAGGCGAGAAGCCCTATCACTGCCCGCACTGCGAGTTCCGCTGTGCAGACCAGTCCAACCTAAAGACTCACATCAAGAGCAAGCACGGCGCTGATCTGCCTTTTAAGTGCAGCCACTGTCCTCAAGCTTACGCAGACGCACGAGAACTCCAGCGCCACATAGAGATGGTGCAAGGCCACAAGACCCACCAGTGCCCACACTGTGAGCACAAGAGTACCAACTCCAGTGACCTGAAACGACACATTATCTCAGTACACACCAAGGACTTCCCCCATCAGTGTGATGTGTGCGAGAAAGGCTTTCACAGGCCCTCAGAGTTGAAGAAACACGCGGAGACACACAAGGGCAACAAGGTGCACCAGTGTCGGCATTGTAATTTCAACGCCCCGGACACCTTCACCTTGAGTCGCCACATCTTGTCCTTGCACACGAAGGACCTCCCTTTTAAGTGCAAGCGCTGCCGGCGAGGTTTCCGGCAGCCTGCTGAGCTGAAGAAGCACATGAAGACACACAGTGGTAGAAAGGTTTATCAGTGCCAGTATTGTGAGTATAACAGTACGGACGCTTCTGGCTTCAAACGCCACGTCATCTCCATTCACACCAAGGACTACCCCCACCGCTGTGACTACTGCACCAAGGGCTTTAGGAGGCCTTCTGAGAAGAGCCAGCACATAGCCAGGCATCATAAAGACATGTTGATGTAA
- the znf711 gene encoding zinc finger protein 711 isoform X1 — MDQGGGVLELHTQELKMPHAMIMQDFVAGMGGLAHIDGEHIVVSVPEGMLLSDVMTDEGILLEHGLEVEGLETQVVHGLETEVVEGLETEVVESLHADVEGLEAEVVDGLQTHVVELEAEVVEGLEGEVEVDSLEAHVVEGLESEVDVEDLEAHVVEGLEEEVEVEGLEAEVVEGLEVDVESLQSQGVEAHEITSEDMVASEHSVIMPENILGTEVAIEEALDAHHHHHVLTSDLIQDTNHHHDDMPDQVFVAELLSEHQDNTLDHQLVSEGLMVTEANAETIIHEQLPTEAVPLQTDEEDDARSSSEDYLMISLDEVGEKLDIGDTPLEISTEVMEDKESKEEDGSEVIKVYIFKAEADDDLGGTEVITEDDYQNGHPDLEAASSGRLGVGRDKMVYMAVKNQPKEEDDDDDDSEDDDDDDISHTIDQVKNGASTPFLQIREGLGTNRAIKPKPKKKKKGETRQCQTGMHSWNVLESVIIGPDGMPLTVYPCHICGKKFRSRGFLKCHMKNHPDHLLKKKYQCTDCDFTTNKKVSFHNHLESHKLLSHNSERSPEYTEYTRRYHESSPLGSDKLIVKDREPKLHHCKYCDYETAEQGLLNRHLLAVHSKNFAHVCVECAKGFRHPSELKKHMRTHTGEKPYHCPHCEFRCADQSNLKTHIKSKHGADLPFKCSHCPQAYADARELQRHIEMVQGHKTHQCPHCEHKSTNSSDLKRHIISVHTKDFPHQCDVCEKGFHRPSELKKHAETHKGNKVHQCRHCNFNAPDTFTLSRHILSLHTKDLPFKCKRCRRGFRQPAELKKHMKTHSGRKVYQCQYCEYNSTDASGFKRHVISIHTKDYPHRCDYCTKGFRRPSEKSQHIARHHKDMLM, encoded by the exons ATGGATCAAGGAGGAGGGGTGTTGGAGCTTCACACTCAGGAGCTGAAGATGCCCCATGCTATGATCATGCAAGACTTTG TTGCCGGCATGGGGGGCCTGGCTCACATTGACGGTGAGCACATTGTGGTGTCAGTGCCCGAGGGTATGCTTCTTTCTGATGTGATGACAGACGAGGGCATCCTTCTGGAACATGGTCTTGAGGTGGAAGGCCTAGAGACTCAGGTGGTACATGGCCTGGAGACGGAGGTGGTGGAAGGACTTGAAACAGAAGTGGTGGAAAGCCTACATGCAGATGTAGAGGGCTTGGAGGCAGAAGTGGTTGACGGGCTGCAGACACATGTGGTAGAGCTGGAGGCTGAGGTTGTCGAGGGCCTAGAAGGCGAGGTGGAAGTTGATAGCCTGGAAGCGCACGTGGTAGAGGGCCTGGAAAGTGAGGTGGATGTTGAGGACCTGGAGGCTCACGTTGTTGAGGGCcttgaggaggaggtggaagtgGAGGGTTTAGAAGCTGAGGTTGTGGAGGGCCTGGAGGTAGACGTGGAAAGTCTGCAATCTCAAGGAGTAGAGGCCCATGAAATCACCAGCGAAGACATGGTGGCCTCTGAACACAGTGTGATTATGCCTGAGAATATCTTGGGCACAGAGGTTGCAATAGAGGAAGCGCTGGACgcccatcatcatcaccacgtCCTCACCTCAGATCTCATTCAGGACACAAACCACCACCATGATGACATGCCAGACCAGGTGTTTGTGGCAGAGCTACTGTCTGAGCACCAGGACAACACTCTGGACCACCAGCTTGTATCAGAGGGTCTGATGGTGACAGAGGCCAACGCTGAGACAATAATCCACGAGCAGCTGCCAACAGAGGCTGTTCCTCTTCAAACAGATGAGGAGGATGATGCAAGAAGCAGCTCAGAGGATTACCTCATGATCTCCT TGGATGAGGTCGGAGAGAAGTTGGACATTGGAGACACTCCCCTTGAGATCAGCACTGAGGTAATGGAAGACAAGGAGTCTAAAGAGGAGGACGGCTCTGAAGTCATCAAAGTCTACATTTTCAAAGCTGAAGCAGATGATGATCTAG GTGGAACAGAGGTAATAACAGAGGATGATTACCAGAATGGCCATCCTGATCTGGAAGCTGCATCATCTGGCAGACTTGGAGTTGGCCGTGACAAAATGGTCTACATGGCAGTAAAGAACCAGCcaaaagaggaagatgatgatgacgacgacAGTgaagatgatgacgatgatgacaTCA GTCATACTATCGATCAGGTGAAGAATGGAGCATCTACACCATTTTTGCAAATTCGAGAAGGGCTTGGTACTAACCGTGCAATCAAACCAAAaccgaagaagaagaaaaaaggagagacgAGACAGTGTCAGACTGGTATGCACAGCTGGAATGTGCTGGAAT CTGTTATCATTGGACCAGATGGGATGCCTTTGACCGTCTACCCCTGTCACATATGTGGAAAGAAATTTCGCTCGCGAGGCTTCCTCAAATGCCACATGAAGAATCATCCGGACCACCTACTCAAGAAGAAGTACCAGTGTACAGATTGTGACTTCACCACCAACAAGAAGGTCAGTTTCCACAATCACCTGGAGAGTCATAAGCTGCTGAGCCACAACAGTGAGCGCTCTCCGGAATACACAGAGTACACTCGACGCTACCATGAGTCCAGTCCCTTGGGCTCTGACAAGCTCATCGTCAAAGACCGGGAGCCCAAACTGCATCACTGCAAGTACTGCGATTATGAGACCGCTGAACAGGGTCTGCTTAACCGTCACCTGCTGGCCGTGCACAGTAAGAACTTTGCTCACGTGTGCGTGGAGTGTGCCAAAGGCTTTCGCCATCCATCAGAGCTGAAGAAACACATGCGGACCCACACAGGCGAGAAGCCCTATCACTGCCCGCACTGCGAGTTCCGCTGTGCAGACCAGTCCAACCTAAAGACTCACATCAAGAGCAAGCACGGCGCTGATCTGCCTTTTAAGTGCAGCCACTGTCCTCAAGCTTACGCAGACGCACGAGAACTCCAGCGCCACATAGAGATGGTGCAAGGCCACAAGACCCACCAGTGCCCACACTGTGAGCACAAGAGTACCAACTCCAGTGACCTGAAACGACACATTATCTCAGTACACACCAAGGACTTCCCCCATCAGTGTGATGTGTGCGAGAAAGGCTTTCACAGGCCCTCAGAGTTGAAGAAACACGCGGAGACACACAAGGGCAACAAGGTGCACCAGTGTCGGCATTGTAATTTCAACGCCCCGGACACCTTCACCTTGAGTCGCCACATCTTGTCCTTGCACACGAAGGACCTCCCTTTTAAGTGCAAGCGCTGCCGGCGAGGTTTCCGGCAGCCTGCTGAGCTGAAGAAGCACATGAAGACACACAGTGGTAGAAAGGTTTATCAGTGCCAGTATTGTGAGTATAACAGTACGGACGCTTCTGGCTTCAAACGCCACGTCATCTCCATTCACACCAAGGACTACCCCCACCGCTGTGACTACTGCACCAAGGGCTTTAGGAGGCCTTCTGAGAAGAGCCAGCACATAGCCAGGCATCATAAAGACATGTTGATGTAA